Sequence from the Equus przewalskii isolate Varuska chromosome 11, EquPr2, whole genome shotgun sequence genome:
GGCTCCACGTCCACCAGTTCGGGGACCTCACAAGGAACTGCAACAGGTAAATCATCTAGAACCTCCCTTTTGGCATCCTCATCGCCCCAGTTGTGTCCCCACTATGTGCAGGGGACTGTATTCAgccctttacacacacacacacacacacacacacacacacacacacttggttCTTGCAGGTACCCTTGAGTCACATAGACACAGACCCagtctatagatgaggaaactgaggcacaaagacaTGAAATGACTTGTCAGAGGCCCCAGAGCGCATAAATGGTAGAGTGGGGTTTAGAACCAAAATCTTCCTTTGATGCTCCTGCTCTTAGCCACCTTACTGCCTGAGATGGAAGCTGACTGCTGGACACAGGAAGGGCAGGTCCCCGTGTCATGGTGTTTGTCGCACTGTGATGCGATTAGTTGTTTACGCATCTGTGACTCCCCTGGAAGCTTACTGGGGGCAGGACCCACGTCCAATTCTTAGTGCCCTCAACccaaagcctggcacatagtgggcctgtttgttgaatgaatgagtgagtgagtaaacgaatgagtgagtgaatgaatgagtgagaaaCGAATGAGTGAGAGAATGAAACAAATGTACTTTACGTAAGAGGATAGATCACCAGGCCAGGGGCTCCTATTTCGCTGACCGCTGGCTGCCTTTTCTTCTTAGCTGTGGGGACCACTTTAACCCTGATGGAACGTCTCATGGGGGCCCCCAGGACTCTGAGCGGGTAAGTGTCCATCTGAGCAAGGCCTGGGCTGAGAGAGGACCCAGGGTCTCAGAGACAGGACAGGCAGCTCTGGGGGCCTCCGAGTCCGAGACACTTTTTGGTGGCATCTTGTCTCCTCACTTTATTTGGTTCAgtttagaaacatttattgacaCTCTCTGTGACCAAGGCCTGCCCGCTAGGAGCCCGCAGTCCCGTGAGAGAGACCGCTGAGGACTCTGTGGCTGCGGGACAGTCAGAGGAGCCTGTGGGAGGCCCGGGAGCCCAGCAGGCACCTGATCCAGCCCTAGGGGCACGGGCAGCAGGAGGAAGCTCCCTGGAGAAGGTGACGGTGTGGAAGTCGAAAGTTTTACCTATACTAACAAGGCTGTTGCTGATGCTCCAACTCCTGGTCCTGGTTTCGTTTTTCACCAGAGAATTGTTTCCCCAACGGCAGTGAGTCACATCCTGCCTTAGTGATTTTCGCCTTATCTCAGTACTATTTCTTCTGTTAGTTACtcgatatttttatttaaatggacTCACTTCTTTTCCTTAGgtaaatttagttatttttaacgTTTTCTTCTATCACAGAAGCTTTCAAACATATTCCAAAGTAGAGAAACTGGTGTCCTGAACCTCCTTGTCCACTTCACCCGGCTTTAACAGTTACCAGCTCATGGCCGGTCCTGTTTCATCTGCGCCCCTGGCCCTTCTCCACTGTTGTTTTGAAGCAAATCAGGATATCATTTCATATAATTAaggtagatttatttttaacaagaaacTTGATATTGCCACAGAGACTGGAAAACCAGTCCTTCCAGCCATAAGAGGAGGATCGGAtcattgtaaaaataaatcaatgggggccagccctgtggcgtagtagttaagtttgatgtactccgcttcagcagcctgggtttgtgggtttggatcctgggcgcagacctacaccacttgtcagccatgctgtggtggcaacccacatataaaatggagaaagattgtcacagatgttagctcagggctaatcttcctcaagttgaaaaaaaaaaaaaaaggaaaattgatagcagatgtttgctcagggccaatcttcctcagcaaaaaaaaaaaaaataaataaatcagcgCAGGCCTAGAAAGGGTTGTTAGAGTCCCACTAGGGACTGAGGCCTGCTATATCTTTGTTAAAGTGATTAGCCAATATTGGGTGTTAAAGACCTGTTAACACCAAACTGAAACTTTGTCCTGGATGTCATCCCAGGAGGACTGCCTTCTCTCTCAGTGATTTAATGTTTCCTAAAGCACTGTTGACACATACCTAAGACCATTTCCCCTGCTTCTGGTGGTGTGTGTTCCTCCTCCTTGGAGGTTCAGTACCAGGAAGGCCCAGGGTCCTGGTCTTAGGAACTGGCGACTCCTCCTTACACCCTCCCAGGACTCTCAGGCTTCCTTGGTTTTGATTTTCTACCTTGATGAAAGTTTGGAACTTTCCaccatgaaacaaatgaaaatctggtatgtatttccctttttttggtatGTATTTCTTAATTCATGTAACTGATTTTGTGGACTTTTGACAGCTCTGTCATATTTCTAACGGTCAAAAGTTTTTACTCCCTGTCCCGCCCCCGGCAAGTTGGAGAAGGCTTTCTGTGGGCCCGTTGCACAGTGCCACACTTGTGTTCAGGGTGATCAGTTGTCTGTTGCTGCGAATGGAATTACTCCAAACTTAGGGGTTTAGAACAACAAGCATATATCATCTCGCAGTTTATCTGGGGCAGGaatctgggcacagcttagctggggcTCTCTCACAGGCTGccatcaaggtgttggctggggctgcagccatcTCAAGGCCCCACGTGGGGAGAATCTCTTCCACGCTCACTCATGTTGCTGTTGGCAAGCCCCTCAGGGCCTccctggctgttggccagagacaTCAGTcccttgccacatgggcctctccccAGGGCAGCTCACAACACAGCAGCCGGCTTCCCTCAGAgcaagtgggagagagagggagagagggcatcCAAGACTGAAGGCACACTCTTTTGTAACCTAATCCTAGAAGTGacactaggtccagcccacactcactGTGGGGCACAAAGGGTTGTGAATACAAGAGCTCTGCATCTCAGAGGCTGTCTTCCTCTTTGAGCCTTGAAATGTGCTGAGCAGGAATGAggcaggggaagaaggaagagtgggAATGGTGGGCTCAGCAGAGGAAGCCCCGTAGCAAAGCCCTCAAGGCCTGAACCAGCACGGAGCCTCTGCGAACTGGCGGCCCTGTGGCTCTTATGAAGCGGAGGTTTCTGAAGGGCAAGAGACCACCTGGCGACCTGTGCCCTGGCCCGGGCCCCTCTCTGGCAGGAAATCCAAAGAGGCTGGAGCCAGCTGCTCTGCTGTCTCAAGCCCTTgagacagacagaggaagactggagaaGAGCTGTGTGGCCAAGGCCACCATGGTGACCAGCAAGTTTCTTTTGAATTTCAGCTCTGGTTTTGCCCAGATGGAAGTGAATTCAGTGTGAGAATTTACATCCAGGCCTGGTTGTCCCTTTGCAcgtctcctaactggtctttaagctcccctcccatctctccccatccccctccaaTCCTTTCTCTTCATATGCTGTTTTAGAGGGATTGCTCCAAAGCATGGAGTAACCTTGTCATGCCCCTGCCTGAAACCCTCCTTGGCTCCCCAGTGCCCGAGGGTACAAGGCCTGCCTGGCTACTTGGTATGACGTTCAAGGCCACCCAGCCCAGTTCTACCCACCCGTGTGCAGGGGAGGGACTGGAAATGCTGCTTCTCGTGAGCCGCTGCTGCTGGCTCCTGCCTCCGAGCCACGCTGCCAGGCTGCTCCCTCCCTCGGCCCAGTCCTGAAAACACTCCTCAAGGCTCTGGATCGTGGCCTCCCGCTCCTTGAACTTTCTGCCCTAAAAGCCCCCAACACAGGGCGTAACAAACAGTGCCAGGTGTAAGCAGCAGATGGCTCTCTGGAAAACGAGATAAAGCAGAAGTGGCTCTTCTTGCTGCTTGTCAACCCCATCACACAGAGACATGCTCTGTGAGTGTGCTTTGCAGCAAGGCCACGTGTACCAGCCCACATTGGCACAGGCACTGGCTTCTGCCTGAAGTGTCAGGTTGGGATAATTTATATGCACTGACGTGGGCTTCTGACTCCCCAGTAAGGTCTTGTCACCAGAAAACACACTCACTGTTGTACTGACCCTGTGTTTTGTAATCACTAGTCTGTTCCACATCTGGCTCCCCGCCGTGCTGCAAGCCTGTTGAGGGTGGTCGCCACGTATGCACCTCCCCCCGCCACTGTGCCTGGCAGAGGGTATTTGATGTAGGAGGTGCTTCCTAGATGTGTTATGACATTCGCTATCTCCAAGGGAGAAGGTGGGCAGAGCCAGCTCCCTGGGGGGGGGCAACAGGAGCCTTTGCcctgtgtgtttcttttctctgctcctggaggctggacgtcaGGGAAAGGATGCTGGCTGCCTCTGATGGTCAAGAAGCCAAGCTTGGCCAACTTAAGGCCAGGGAGACTGCAGACTGCCAAGGGCTCATAGAGTCATCAGGAGGCTGAGAACTAGGCTTAGAAAGAAGGAGGAACTGGGCTAGCTTCTGAGGCCAAGATGCAGGGCTGGGCAGCGGCCTCGTAGGAGAAACACTGTGGTCCAGTGGGCATGACTTCCTAGGAAGGGGGGTCACTGGCTATTTTCAGAGCACTGTCATTCTGCCCAGGATTTCAGTTCCAGGGAGGGAGCATCCAGTTGTCTTCCTTGTGTCCTGGGCTGTCCCTTCATCCTACTGGGCTGCACCCACAGGAGGACACTGGTACTTTTGGGGAATAAGATACTGGGAAGCCAGAAGCTAGCAGCTGTGTCCCATGTGCCCCTTTCTCCCTGGGCCTCATTGCAGCACCGTGGAGACCTGGGGAATGTCCACGCTGACGCTGAGGGCCGAGTCGTCTTCAGGATAGAGGATGAGCAGCTGAAGGTAAGGTGGAGAGGAAGGCGGGCACCTTTCCTAACAGGTCCACTGTCTGAGGCCGTTGTCTTCTCTTAAAGGTGTGGGATGTGATTGGCCGAAGCCTGGTCATCGATGAGGGCGAAGACGACCTGGGCCAGGGCGGCCATCCCTTATCCAAGATCACGGGGAACtcaggagagaggtgaggaatGCCGCCCCAGCAGGAAGCTGTGCTCTGCCAGCAATGCACACGGAACCCTCCAGGGGCCCGGACGGGTGCCCACTCTTGACTATGTATCCTTCTACAGGTTGGCCTGTGGCATCATCGCACGCTCCGCTGGCCTTTTCCAGAACCCCAAGCAGCTCTGCACCTGCGACGGCCTCACCATCTGGGAGGAGCGAGGCCGGCCCATCGCTGGCAAGGGACGAAAGGAGCCGGCCCAGCCCGCTGCCCACCTCTGAGCACAGCCTCAGCCTCGGGTCTGTTTCTGTCCTCCCAGCTGAGCACCGTCCACTtccagagggagcagagggaggcccTCCTTGGCCCCGTCCTGGGAGAAATAGGGTAAGGGGTGTATAGGGGCTGCTGTGATGTTCCCTTGacaaattaaagttttattttcatatggaACTTTGTGTTTCGTCCATGTCTCATGTCCGTTAATGGGCTTGGTGAACACGGTCCTTCTGCCTCTGTCATCCCCATCAAGGGCCACCTCTTGGCCTTGGAGCCAAACAAAACTGTATTCAAATCCATACACATATGAGGGCCACGTCCTCCTCCTCAGGGTCACAGTGAAGGGCCACAGCAGCCATATTTATGTCTGTGGCCTGTCCCCGGCACTACGGCTGATTGTAACCAACATGGACACCTGACCCAGGCAGGGCCTTCCTTTCCCTGAGAAATCAGAGCAGATCCCACTTTAGTTTCTCCCTGTGGCTGGATCTGTAATGTGGGAATGTGGGGACTGCGGGTGgccctcttctccctgccttATCAACTGAATATCAGAAAAAGCCGGTCTGCCGAGGAGGCGGGATGAGGCAGATGCACAGGGAGAACCCAAGAGTTGCCGGAGAATGCCAGATGCTCCAGAGTCGCCAGTCCGGGCCTTTCCTGAGGCCAGCTACCTCCTGACCTGGGGGTCAAGAGACATTCCTGTATCCTCCCAATGCATccccccactttttaaaaattagtctgGCTTGAGTTGATTTCTTTACTCACAAGTAAAAGCCTCATAATTAGTCTAATAAGTCAAGTCCTTGGTacaggacctggcacatggtaagttaAAGGAGCAGTGGCTGTGAGTCTGAAGCCAAGCGGGGCCCCTGGAGGCAGCTGCAGCCAAGCTCCCCTCACAAGGATGGCCAGTATCCAGGGACTCGTGTGTGGGGCCGGGGGTTCTGGGCCTCCCCACTCATCTGTTTTGccccccacccttcccccacTGGACTGTGTCAGGCTTGCTCATCCATGACAAAGCTGCTTTGATGACACGGTGGCCTGTCAGAGTACAGACTTTGCCCCTTACCCTGCCTGCTTGGAACCAGGCTGATGGCTTTCCAGCGAGTTGGTCTTGGCTTGCTTGCGCCTGGCTCTGCTCCCACTGCCCAGGCCCTGCCGGCTTCCTCTCGAGGCCGTTGGCTCTGTCTCTCACCCCAGCCCTTGGACGCTGCTCATCATTCCTGTGCTCAGCCAAACCTTCGCTGGTTGTTTTCCAGCTCCACTTGGTTCCTGGTGAACCAAATCCTTTTAAGCCTGGAGCTCAGGCTGTCTTTCCTCACCTCCAGATCATTACAGGAACTCCCCTTGGACTCTGCCCGCAACCAGCCCCTGACCTCCTCGTACCTTGGCTCTCGAGTTATAGCCGGATTTAACCCTTTTGTGGCTAAGCTGCTTGCCACCCGCTACCACTCTGTTTCCACTCTTAAGAGATCAACATCCACgttggtttttctctcttctaaactCTTAGCcatgtggttttcaaactttgtttttaaatcacagaACACAAACGTCTGGAGGCCCCATCTGTAAAGCAGAAGTGGAACCACAGGCAAAGGCGCTTAACCCTGCTAAGGGCTTCCCAGAAGTCCTGGTACTCCAGGGAACACAGTTGGAAAATCTTGGCAAATTCAGGCATTTTTGTGTTACATCTCAACTTCTGCCACGTCCACAAACCATCTGTACTATCATTTAGCAAATACTTCTCTTTAAATTGATTCACTTTTAAACttgcttaaaaaggaaattttaatcaTATTAGCTAATACCTATATAGGGATTATTAAGTGCCAGGCtctattctaaacactttacgTGCAGTAATTCATTTAATCCACGTGACAATGCTGTGAGTAGGTTCTGTTATTatcccatgttacagatgaggaaactgaagctcagagtggtTATGTAACTTGCCacaagccacacagctagtaacatGGCTGAGTCTAGATTCAgacccaggtggtctggctccaAGTCTATGCTCTTAAGTACTATATTGGTCTTCACTGTAAAACACGGAAAGCAAGATTCATTTGTCATAAATAGAAGTTTGCTAGAAAAAGAACATGCatagctattaaaataaaatttgttcgTCCATTAACTGCCCCAAATTGTGTGTAACTCCagtggtggtggttttttttttttgaggaagatgagccctgaactaactactaccaatcctcctctttttgctgaggaagactggccctgagctaacatccatgcccatcttcctttactttatacgtgggacgcctaccacagcatggcttttgccaagcagtaccatgtccgcacccggaattcTAACCAGcggaccccgggccgccaagaagcggaaggtgcgaacttaaccgctgtgccaccaggcccgcccctccAGTGGTTTTTGCACTGCATTTCAGGGAACCCAGACGCTTTGTTTTGCCCCCTGTTCTCTCAGCCACCGTTTACTATCTTTCCTCTGCCGCAGCTTCTTTCTCAGTGGCCCCCAGCCTCATTATTCATGCTTAGGGACCTCCTATCtcttctgccctcttctccttgGGTTTTCCCCTCCTGGCACTCCATCCTCTGTTCTGCCTGGGATTCCACATGGTGGGTTTGCAGTGCTGCGAACATTGAAAGAACATTCTGTTTTCCCAAGTAGGAGAGCTTCTCCCCAGCTGAATCCTAGCAGAGGGGCCCCGTTGGGGTCCCTCTTTGGAGCAGTGGCAGAGGCTCTCCTCAAGGACACCTGGCAGCAGGTGGGGGTCCTTGAAAGAGCTGGGGATGTTTCTAAATGGCCCCAGGTGTGATGGCAAGTGCAGCTCCGGCTTCTGAAAACCCTTCTTCCCGTTCCTCGTCTGTCTCCTCTAACTTTTCCACCACCAGTGGCTCTCAAGTGGGAGCGcttgtggtccctggaccagcagcgtgagcatcacctggaagcgattaaaatgcaaattctggggcTTCACTCCAGACTTACTGAGTCAGAAACTGTGGGTGAAGCCTAGAAGTCTGTTTTAAAAGCCTTCTCGGTGATTTTGAAGCATGCTAAATTTTGAGAACTACAAgtctcaagttttaaaaaatggttagctcagggcccgccATCCTCTCAGAGCAGTGTGTCTGCCCACTGCTCCCTATCCTGGGGTTGAGGTGGAGATCAGGACCTTCCTCCCTGAAACTTCCCCTCTAACTTAAACATGTATATGTCCCTACTTCCAAAAAGGACTTGCTGTATCTTAGccagagatggagagattataCCTAAAAACCTGGGCGAGGGAAGCACCATAAGGCAAAGAGGAAAGTGCTCTGTGTTCCCTTGGCCTCATTGCCTAATGATACCACTAACAATTTCAGCAGGAAAGAATCCTGTCATGTGTTTCTGATGCACATTAATGGTACTGGTACACTGAAAAAGACAattaatgattattattttttaaaaattatggtgaTAAGGGCctgccccgtagccgagtggttaagttcacgccctctgcttcggcagtccagggtttcgcctgttcagatcctgggcacggacctagcaccgctcaccaagccatgctgaggcagcgtcccacacagtagaactagaaggatctacaacttgaatacacaactatgtactggggggctctggggagaagaagaagaaaaaaagaaaaaaagaaaagattggcaacagatgttagctcagggccaatattcaaaacaaaaaaagttactGTGATAGACTGATAATGGTCCCCAAAGTTACCGGATACTAATCTCTGGGAGCTATAAATGTtaaccttctttggaaaaaagggtctttgtagatgtgattaaattaaaggtttctgagatgaggagattatcctggaataTCCGGATGGGCCCTAAACGCAAGCCCATGTATCTTTATAAGAAGGAAACAGGAAGTTTCAACACGGTTACACGGAGAAAGTGATGGGAAGACAGCAGAGAGAGATTAGATGCTGCCGACCTGGAAGATTGGAGAGATGCAGCCACGAGCccaggaatgccagcagccaccagaagctgcctggaagaggcaaggaacggATGCTCCTTTAGCATCTCGGGGGGGAGCAAGGCCCTGCGGACACTTTGATGTCAGGCCAGTGCtgttaattttggacttctggcctccagaactctgagagaatgaagttttgttattttaagccatcgggtttgtggtaatttgctacagcagccacGAGAAACGAATGCAATGATGATTCACTTTTATTAAAGTAGTACATTTCAAACCTGGTTTTCCTTAAGCCTTTAAGTACGAATTACaaaattttttgttctatttatcaATCTAGTAAAATAAGAACtattatctttacttttctttgatAAAACTCAGGTTGGATACACTGAACTCCCTTAAATGATGATACCCATTTGTAACGCAAGTTccctcaaacttttaaaattgcatttggatatttaatatatttaattttcttacgTATCACAGATGCCTGGCCTGAATGTAAACTTCCCAACAAACTTGCTGGTAAGTCTTAAACTTATAAATACAGTGAAACTATTCAACTACCATTTACCAAACTTAAAACAAATCATACATTTTAGCTAAAAATCATAACcctaaaatcaatttttaaagactttttttattttgaaattattttagattaacagaaaaagttgcaatgtggatgaatcttgaaaacatgctaagtgaaagaagccagacacaagagccATATAtttgtacgattccatttatgtgaaatgtcttGAACAGCCAAATCCAGAGTCAGAAAGATTAGTGGTCCCCAGggtctgggggaaggagggaaccGGGAGTGACAGCTAATgagtacagggtttccttttggcgGTGATTAAAATGTCCTGGAATTAGAGAATGGTGATAGTTTCACAACCCTGCgaaaatactaaaaaccactgaattgtacactaaaacggtgaattttatggtatatgaattatatctcaatatttaaaaaatcatttacatagaaaaaaacaGTAGAGAGTTCACCGTACCCTTCACCAGCTCCCCCTAATGTTAATTTATGTAAGTGTAGTGCCGTTATCGAAAGCGGTTAATTAACATTGAGACAATACAAGTAACTGAACTGCGGACCTTATTCAATTTTTCCCAGCTTTTCCAGTAATGGTCATTTTCTGTTTCTGGACCCAATTCTGGATGGCTGCTCTTAGCTGTCGTGTCTCCCtggtctcctccaatctgtgacagttcctcagacttcccttgtcttctctcccttgtCTTGACACTTCAATGAGTACTGGTCAAGTAGTTTGTATAATGCTTTTCAATTGGATTTGTCTGCGTTTTCTTGTGATTAAGTTGAGGTTATGTATTTTTGGCTTGAAACCGCAGAAGTGACGTTGTGCCTTCTGCAGTCCATCATGTCGACATATCTTATTACTGATATCTGGGATCATGTGGTTATGATGGGGTCTTCTGAGTTTTTGCATTGTAACCTTAAGACTTTTCCCTTTGCAATTAGTAAATATCTTGTGGGGAGTTGCTGGGAGACtgtgtaaatatcctgtttctcatcaaaCTTTTGCTCACTGATTTTAGCAtcaaacatcaatttttttttattgtggcaaaatatccataacataaaatttactattttaacctttttttttttaaagattttattcttcctttttctccccaaagcctcccggtacatagttgtgtatttttagttgtgggtccttctacttgtggcatgtgggatgcctcctcagcatggcctcatgagtggtgccatgtcccagcccaggattcgaaaccgcaaaaccctggaccaccgaagcagagcgcgcgagcttaaccgcTCGGCCGCAGGGCCAGTCcctattttaacctttttttttttttttttttaggaagattagccctgagctagctactgccagtcctcctctttttgctgaggaagcctggccctgagctaacatcatgcccatattcctctacattttatatgtgggacacctaccacagcatggcatgccaagtagtgccacgtctgcacccaggatccgaaccggcaaaccccgggccgccgagaagctgaacgtgcgaacttaactgctgcaccactggccggcccctattttaaccacttttaagtgtacatttctgtggcattaagtacattcacagtgttgtgcaaccaacaccaagatccatttccagaacttttcatcttccccaactgaagcTCTGTCTCCATTAAACACCAACcccccatttccccctcttcccagcccctggc
This genomic interval carries:
- the CCS gene encoding copper chaperone for superoxide dismutase — encoded protein: MALDSGDSGTACTLEFAVQMTCQSCVDAVRTSLQGVAGVQSVEVQLENQMVVVQTTLPSQEVQAILEGTGRQAVLKGMGSGILENLGAAVAILGGPGPVQGVVRFLQLTPERCLIEGTIDGLEPGPHGLHVHQFGDLTRNCNSCGDHFNPDGTSHGGPQDSERHRGDLGNVHADAEGRVVFRIEDEQLKVWDVIGRSLVIDEGEDDLGQGGHPLSKITGNSGERLACGIIARSAGLFQNPKQLCTCDGLTIWEERGRPIAGKGRKEPAQPAAHL